A region of Kwoniella shandongensis chromosome 14, complete sequence DNA encodes the following proteins:
- a CDS encoding 60S ribosomal protein uL2 — protein MGRVIRAQRKSGGIFRSHTHHNKNPARLRNLDFAEKNGYIRGVVKEVIHDAGRGAPLATVVFRDPYRYKLKKETFLAAEGISTGSFIYCGKKATLNVGNVLPISQCPEGTIVCNVEEKIGDRGALARTSGNYATVIGHSESGVTRIRMPSGAKKTVSSRCRATVGIIAGGGRIDKPFLKAGRKHHAMRAKRNSWPRTRGVAMNPVDHPHGGGNHQHIGHASTMARDSSAGQKAGLIAARRTGLLRGTAGKTVDTA, from the exons ATGGGT CGAGTCATCCGAGCACAGAGAAAGTCCGGTGGGATCTTCAGGTCTCACACCCACCACAACAAGAACCCTGCGAGGTTGAGGAACCTCGATTTCGCGGAGAAGAACGGTTACATCAGGGGTGTTGTGAAAGAGGTCATCCACGACGCCggtcg AGGTGCTCCCCTCGCCACTGTCGTCTTCCGAGACCCTTACCGATACaagctcaagaaggagaCTTTCCTCGCTGCTGAGGGTATCTCCACCGGTTCTTTCATCTACTGCGGTAAGAAGGCTACCTTGAACGTCGGCAACgtcctccccatctctcaGTGCCCCGAAGGTACCATCGTCTGCAAcgtcgaagagaagatcggtGACCGAGGAGCTCTTGCCCGAACTTCCGGAAACTACGCCACCGTCATCGGTCACTCCGAGTCTGGTGTCACCCGAATCAGGATGCCCTCCGGTGCCAAGAAGAccgtctcttctcgatgcCGAGCTACCGTTGGTATCATcgctggtggtggaagaatCGACAAGCCCTTCCTCAAGGCCGGTAGGAAACACCACGCCATGCGTGCCAAGAGGAACTCTTGGCCCAGGACTCGAGGTGTGGCTATGAACCCCGTTGACCATCCCCACGGTGGTGGTAACCATCAA CACATTGGTCACGCTTCCACTATGGCCCGAGACTCTTCCGCTGGTCAAAAGGCTGGTCTCATCGCCGCCAGAAGGACTGGTCTTCTC AGAGGTACCGCTGGAAAGACTGTCGACACTGCTTAA
- a CDS encoding protein BMH1, which produces MSNREDSVYLAKLAEQAERYEEMVENMKSVASSDQELTVEERNLLSVAYKNVIGARRASWRIVSSIEQKEESKGNEAQVSMIKSYREKIEAELAKICEDILEVLDKHLIPSAASGESKVFYHKMMGDYHRYLAEFATGDKRKDSADKSLEAYKAASDVAVTELPPTHPIRLGLALNFSVFYYEILNSPDRACHLAKQAFDDAIAELDTLSEESYKDSTLIMQLLRDNLTLWTSDMHDPENKEEGAAAPKEEAAPAA; this is translated from the exons ATGTCTAACCGGGAAGATTCCGTTTACCTCGCCAAGCTCGCTGAGCAGGCCGAGCGATACGAGG AGATGGTCGAGAACATGAAGTCCGTCGCCTCATCCGACCAGGAGCTCACCGTTGAGGAGCGTAATCTCCTTTCCGTTGCCTACAAGAACGTCATCGGTGCCCGACGTGCTTCTTGGCGAATCGTCTCCTCCAtcgagcagaaggaggagtccAAAGGCAACGAGGCTCAGGTTTCCATGATCAAGTCTTaccgagagaagatcgaggcCGAGCTCGCCAAGATCTGTGAGGACATCCTTGAGGTTCTCGACAAGCACCTCATCCCCTCTGCCGCCTCTGGTGAATCCAAGGTGTTCTACCACAAGAT GATGGGAGACTACCACCGATACCTCGCCGAGTTCGCTACCGGTGACAAGCGAAAGGACTCTGCCGACAAGTCCCTCGAGGCCTACAAGGCCGCTTCCGACGTTGCCGTTACTGAGCTTCCTCCTACCCACCCCATCCGACTTGGTCTTGCTCTTAACTTCTCGGTCTTCTA CTACGAGATCCTCAACAGCCCCGACCGAGCGTGCCACCTCGCCAAGCAGGCTTTCGATGATGCCATTGCTGAGCTCGACACCCTTTCCGAGGAATCGTACAA GGACTCTACCCTCATCATGCAGCTCCTCCGAGACAACCTTACCTTGTGGACTTCGGACATGCACGACCCTG AGAACAAGGAGGAGGGCGCCGCGGCACCAAAGGAAGAGGCTGCCCCTGCGGCCTAG